Genomic window (Vigna unguiculata cultivar IT97K-499-35 chromosome 10, ASM411807v1, whole genome shotgun sequence):
CCCAAATTCTATCATACTATACCAAAGAGGTCAATTTGACTGAAATAAACCAAAGGTTCAAAATAATCAAAGTACCAACAGCATTTCAGCAAAGCTTGACACCCAAAATTCACAATTGCATAAAGCTGTAGAAGTTGGAACTCTAATTTACAAGTAGATCCAACTTCCAGATCTAGAAGAGacaaaagaaatacaaataaataagaacATAAGCAGTCTCAATAGATTTATGATAGCAATCAGAAGGATGATATCAAAAACTAATACCTCAGTGACCAGTCTCAGCTGATGAACATAATCTTTGCCAGGAAAGAGTGGTTGTCTTGTTATGATTTCTCCAAGTATGCAACCAACAGACCATATATCAATGGCTGCGGTATATTCTGAACAATTAAGAAGCAATTCAGGAGCTCGGTACCATCGAGTGACCACATACTCAGTCATAAAATCAGTTTCAGATGTAGTTCTAGCAAGGCCAAAATCGGCAATCTTGAGGTCACAATTGGCATTCAATAGCAAATTGCTAGGCTTTAGATCACGGTGCAACACATTTGCTGAATGTACATATTTGAGTCCTCGAAGCAATTGATACAGAAAATACTggggaaaaaaagaaagatctTAAGAGTTActgtaagaaaatataaaaacaatgttACACTGCCGGAAGCCTTAAAGACCACACTAAGTCCAAGCAGTGTAATAGATGATGTGGATCCCACAAGCGAGATAGGAGACCGACACCACCTAGTACACAGACTGAGCTTCATTCAGTGTTCCAAGGTTCCAGGCTCTTCAGGATGTTCATAAGTATAATTACATTTTACCTATTGATTTGATACATAAAACATTGAATGTCATTAACCAAATTAATCCAAAGCAAGAAGACTAAATTACTAAGAAAATTGCAAGGTAATTCAGCATATCAatgtaaattataaaacaaattcgtattaaaatattttctctagTCTGTTGTAGAGGAAGTGAAGAACATTATACACATTCAGCTCAGATTTATATCACATTTTTCACATAACTGGAGATCAAAGCTTTGTCCACAAACATTAATACAGGTGAAAACCAAAGCATAACCTTTCCAaggatttaatttatttataacaatgaaatgaagtCACAAATCAACACCAAAAAAAAAGGTAGAAGAATGGGGGGAAATTTTCAGTAAAAGAATACCTCagataaaagttaataataggTCTAAACTTTAGAGAGTGGCTAACACATAATGCTTATAAGCAAAGTAAAAGAGAGTAATCAGGTAAGGTATTATCCATGCACAATGTTATTGTTCAAATCCTAACCATAAGAAAACATGTATCATTGTAGAGGCACAAATTCAAGTCTGGTGTTATGCAAATTCAATAGTTGGCTCAAGTATAAAGCAtgctaaaacaaattaatttatgcCCTTGACATTATATTGGAAGTAAAACTTTGCAGAAAGTAACAACAATGCAACCACAGTATTGTAGCCGTCACAGCATAAAACATTGAACTGCAAACAAAACACTGATTTAGTTTgacatgaaaatataaaactcaGGCCTATTAAACTAAGATAGAACTACTTCACAAACACGCAATATAGCATACTCGACACCAATATTTATGTTCAAAATATCTACTAAGCAGTTTATTTTTGGCTTTATCTCCAGTTTGTGTCACTATACAACTAAAGGAGAGTACATTAATGAAGCTGTTTGCTATAAAGTCTTCAAACTACATAGATTAAAAGTCGTATGCTAAAAGTAATTAAAGTGCTAACCCGACAATGATCATCAGTCAGTGGTTGATTGGAACGTATTATTTGATGGAGATCTGTGTCCATTAACTCGGAAACAAGGTATACATCATTGAAGTTTTCCTTCTGAGGAGGTCGTATAATATCTCTAATAGACATAATCtgcattgaaaatataatagtaatctTAGCAAGTTGAATGCTAATGAAAATTTTAGTCAaaactgaaggaggaaaacccAATCAAACACCTTTCATGAATCAAAGACAAGTATACCCAGAGAACTAgacaagtattttctacaactAAGATCGAAAGATTTTACCATAACCTGacttaaataaatgaaatcatTCATACTAAAGCTACTCACAATCTGCATTCAAGCATACAAAAAgcatttgaataaaattatagcAAGGATGTCAAGAAAGTCCAACTCAAAAGTATGCTTCTGATAAATAGTTATTTACTCAAAAACAAATTTGACTGTGCTAAATTGAGATTGTAAGAATATGAAGATAGATAAATAGCATTAACTAGGTTGTTTTAAAATGTTCAGCCCAACAGAGCATAAATTTATGCATATGGTGAAAATACTATGTATAAGAAAAGTCCATAGTGGTGAATCAGCGTATCACATTACAAGATGCTGCATTATGTCATTTCTTCTTGTTCAACGTGCAACATTAAACGCTACATATCAAAGCTTTTATAGAAGCAACAGAAAATGGGCGAAGAAGCAAAAGAAGAAACTGAAGAAAGAAAGTAATAATAGGCCAAATACAATTCACACAGTCTCATAGggaagtaaataatttaaataaacaataacattGAAGAAAACAAGCTGTAGATGAGTGCAAGTAAAAAAGCATCAAAATTACGTTTGCATGATCCATGTGCCGAAGAAGTTTAATTTCTCGTAAGGTCCTCTTGGCATCTATTCTGTTGTCAAATGCATTGCCAACCTTCTTAATGGCAACTTCCTCTCCTGTCTCCGCATTTACAGCAGCACTGAAGGAAACAATAAAATTGTTAGTGTTCTACACATCTTTGATAACAGAAAATAAAGTGAACTCCTAGTGAGACCCAGAATTTCATACACAGTCCAAAACATATACATTGTACTCCATGTAATTGAATCTTGAAATACCAACAACTACGCTGTTAACAGCATCAGTATCACAAGAGCACCCAGACACAAAAAAGGAATGATCTCATCTCATTTTCCATTTTTGACTCCAGCAAAATCATAGTATCAACAACTAATTAAACACCAGAAACAAAATTGGAAGAGATTTGAAAGTCTACGCACTTGGCCAACATTTTAAAATCTACAAAAACAGTGTCTGGGAACGAGTAACACACAAATCCCATAAAGACACGGCAATTggtaaaacaaaaacaagaaaaatgcaACAATTTGAGCTCAAAACTGGTCTCCCTCACCATCAAACGAAAATAACCAATCCAATCTTCAATAAGTCAACAACCAGATCATACATAACTAAAGAATGACAGAATTCAAAAGCAAAAAAAGTTAATTGCTTAATTCTTAACAAAAGAGGTTTGATCAGTAACAAAAACTAGTCTTTGCTCCTAAAGTCAGCTAATCCTAGACCAGAATAGGAAAGTACAGCAACATAGCTCAAAGCAAGAAAACCCCTTTACCCAAAAGgcaacaaacaacaaaacaaatgtaATAAATTCAGCAAAAGAAAACACCAGAAAAAGAAAGGGACTTTTGACTTACCAAACAATACCATAAGCACCTCTACCCACAGGGCGAATAGGAGGGACATACTTTCTGGAAACTTCGAAGAGGTTGCCATAGATATTGTACTGAATGTAGCGTCCACCATGAGTTGGTACCCCTTTGATGTTGTGGTGGTCACCAGACTCAACACCAGACATGTCTTGTATCTATGACCTCTTCTGAACTCAATTCAATACCAGAAACTCAGAAGGAGCTGGAGGAAAGACCCAATATAAATAGAGTGATTCAGAGTGGAAAAGGAGCTAATTTTGAGGCACTTCGGTTTCAAGacatagagagagagagagagaaagagtggTAAGAGTCTGAGGCTTTTCTAGCGGACACGCATGTGTGAACCCGTGATCTTATTGacttttcttttcactttttttcatcAACGTTGGTGTGCTGTCTGTGATTTTCCATTTCCAATCCTTTCTTCccattttgtttattattttgattaccCTTTTTGTTCAACTTCATCTTCCTTCCTCGAAAATCATAATTGTATCTACATTACTTTTTATAgatttaattacatatttagTTCTATACATGCTCATTACAtctaaaaattattcttttaattcacGTACAAGTTATTTACTCTGATTTCTATGTATATTGCTTTAATTTATGTAGTAcagatttttgaaaattaaatcaaacctatatataaaaattaaaaggaactGGTTCTCAATGAATAATGTTATGGTTCTGGTGTTAAAAAATtgcataaatatcaatatgctGCTTTGTTTACCTCAAGTAGAgtattattaactttaaaaaggaaaaaaaaagaaaaaaaaagaaaacaactagCAAAGCTGcaacattttctttgttttggtCAATGCAAAGCTCCAACTTTGAAACTAGTTTATGCATTTTCAATGCAAGTACAagatcttttattattattattttcaaactcGTGGTATGGAATTTAatagagaaatttaaaataaaaatgtaaacattCAAACAACATTCATGGGTATTTTATATGTGGAAATATATAACCAGCTGGTCATTTTTTCTTATGTTGcgaaatatttaaaacatttacaaCAAATGAAATATTTCGATTACTCCAATCCAATAATGCACAACCCATATGGTctatatttttcatcaaaataacattattacattaattttgtaaaagaactgataaaacttttttaatagtAAGCCTCAGATGTTTACGTATTCAGATGAACAATATTTATATGCATGTCAGTTCATAGTTTAGAAATTGTATCACCATTCAATTGtagttaaacaatttttttgacatctaTGTTATCATGTGAAGTAACGAGCACGTAAAAAAGTTTATAAGAAACGTCATTCTACTCTAGAAAACACCGACTTTGTATTTaccatattttcataaattgtcAAAGTAACTTGCACTGATCAAAGTCAAGTCAATGAAATTTCTGTTTCTGCGAAATAATACACGTCCAAGTCATCGTCAACGTAGCACAAACAAGAATTGGTTTACTCGTTAATTTGAACACCC
Coding sequences:
- the LOC114166044 gene encoding mitogen-activated protein kinase homolog MMK2 produces the protein MSGVESGDHHNIKGVPTHGGRYIQYNIYGNLFEVSRKYVPPIRPVGRGAYGIVCAAVNAETGEEVAIKKVGNAFDNRIDAKRTLREIKLLRHMDHANIMSIRDIIRPPQKENFNDVYLVSELMDTDLHQIIRSNQPLTDDHCRYFLYQLLRGLKYVHSANVLHRDLKPSNLLLNANCDLKIADFGLARTTSETDFMTEYVVTRWYRAPELLLNCSEYTAAIDIWSVGCILGEIITRQPLFPGKDYVHQLRLVTELIGSPDDASLGFLRSDNARRYVKQLPQYPKQNFSARFPNMSPGAVDLLEKMLIFDPNRRITVDEALSHPYMAPLHDINEEPVCTRPFSFDFEQPSFTEEDIKELIWRESVKFNPHPPVY